From Lepisosteus oculatus isolate fLepOcu1 chromosome 8, fLepOcu1.hap2, whole genome shotgun sequence, one genomic window encodes:
- the eda2r gene encoding tumor necrosis factor receptor superfamily member 27, whose protein sequence is MTSSTSCIMDCSEMEYFDNGKCILCLKCGPGEELSQECGFGSGGEAHCLKCKPRHYKDDWGHHDCKPCLSCKLLNRYQKANCTAGSNAVCGDCLPGYYRKIRIDGLHDMECMPCSHSSSSDPQCSSSSGIGVVKVWSSKTPPQDAAIASVICAAFVTMVIALSLLCYVYRRRTFIRNLGQGCFGSQNIDQTEVGYSANTVENTRTPSPKTQDKDKAEGRSDSLATDDSPASLRSFVQAHTFPGTVVKHPVLKPQHVSSSSETQPLMRDSTCSNCSSGCQSQRSSSFRHSAEYPSESACIQPVVTAVPANQYCASDQHERHQHAPVECTELDFNSPAGLENSGLDAEIIGPAETSIRCMDNVSVEQNNVLFASCTQNIDSCAKANQQSCINNCSNLDSVQNIVKRSCDLMHGVRLWSLPKALVQSLSLKLDPSFPGVKNYRQVGLELGVPEEVINNIAGFENVFNYLSSCTLNTVPDLVKTLHYVQRFDALFMLCEYATQSQSGVC, encoded by the exons atGACCTCATCTACTTCATGTATTATGGATTGCTCAGAAATGGAGTACTTTGACAATGGCAAATGTATTCTTTGCTTGAAATGTGGACCAGGAGAGGAGCTTTCTCAG GAGTGTGGCTTTGGAAGTGGAGGAGAAGCACACTGCTTAAAATGTAAGCCTAGGCATTATAAAGATGACTGGGGGCATCATGACTGCAAACCCTGTTTATCCTGTAAACTATTGAATCGATACCAGAAGGCTAACTGCACGGCCGGCAGCAATGCAGTATGTGGGGATTGTTTACCTGG ATATTACAGGAAAATCCGTATTGATGGTTTGCATGATATGGAGTGCATGCCTTGTAGTCACTCATCCTCCAGTGATCCTCAATGCTCTA GTAGCAGTGGAATTGGTGTAGTAAAAGTCTGGAGCTCTAAAACCCCACCTCAGGATGCTGCTATTGCTTCTGTCATTTGTGCCGCCTTTGTCACCATGGTGATTGCTTTGTCACTCCTGTGTTATGTGTACCGTCGACGTACCTTTATTAGGAACCTTGGTCAAG GGTGTTTTGGATCCCAAAATATTGATCAGACTGAGGTGGGGTATTCTGCAAATACTGTTGAAAATACAAGAACTCCAAGCCCAAAAACACAGGATAAAGACAAGGCTGAAG GTCGTTCTGACTCGTTGGCTACAGACGATTCTCCCGCTAGCTTGAGATCTTTTGTTCAGGCCCATACATTCCCAGGAACAGTGGTGAAACACCCCGTGCTGAAACCTCAGCATGTGAGCAGCTCGTCAGAAACCCAACCTTTGATGAGAGATTCAACCTGCAGCAACTGCTCTTCTGGATGCCAATCCCAAAGATCCTCGAGCTTCAGACATAGTGCTGAATACCCCTCAGAGTCTGCTTGTATTCAGCCAGTGGTTACAGCAGTGCCGGCTAACCAATACTGTGCATCAGACCAGCATGAAAGGCATCAGCATGCTCCAGTAGAATGTACAGAGTTAGATTTTAATAGCCCTGCTGGTTTGGAGAACAGTGGACTTGATGCTGAGATTATAGGACCAGCAGAAACTAGTATAAGGTgtatggataatgtgtctgtgGAGCAAAATAATGTACTGTTTGCCAGTTGTACACAAAACATTGACAGCTGCGCGAAAGCTAATCAACAATCCTGCATCAACAACTGCAGTAATTTG gattCTGTTCAAAACATAGTAAAGAGGAGTTGTGATCTCATGCATG GAGTCCGTTTGTGGAGTCTCCCGAAAGCTCTTGTTCAGTCTCTGTCTCTGAAGCTGGATCCATCATTCCCTGGAGTGAAAAATTATAGGCAAGTGGGCCTGGAGCTGGGAGTGCCAGAGGAAGTGATAAACAATATTGCGGGGTTTGAGAATGTATTTAACTACCTCTCCTCCTGCACTTTGAACACAGTCCCTGACCTTGTAAAAACTTTACATTACGTGCAGAGGTTCGATGCCCTATTTATGCTATGTGAATATGCAACTCAAAGCCAGTCTGGTGTCTGTTAg